The stretch of DNA TATGAAATTCTTGCTATTTTTTTTCTCCGAGTGTCACCCCGTGCTTGTCACGGGGTTAATCATAAAAAACGCTCATAAGCTAGTTTAGAAACACTTTCAACCATTAACCCCGTGACAAGCACGGGGTGACAATTTGTGATTAAATAGTTAAATCTATACTTAGTGCATACTTCCGATTTTATAGAGAAATTAAAAACCAAAAAATTTAAGTTTGGTTTTTTCGTAATGTTCTTCTGGGTTATATTCTGCAACAGCGAGACTTAATTCTGAAGCGTTTAATTGCCCAACTGAAGCCTTAAGATTATAAACCGCAAGAATACTATCCCTGATTGCTCTTGCGTGAGCAACTTCCGCATTAAACCTATCTTGCTCAGCAAGTAGAACATCAAAAACGGTTCTTTGCCCTTCTTTTTGCTCGGCACGAACACCATCAATTGCATATTCGGCAGCTAAAATTGAAGCCTTAGTTGCTTCAATATTTAGTGTTGCAGTTGCAAGAGCCTGCCAAGCACGAATCACAGAATCACGAGTTGTGATTACAGAATTTTGATATTCAAATTCGCTTTGGTTTTTTCTATCTTTCGCCTCTCTAGTTCTTGAAAAAGTAACGCCTGAATCGTAAAGTGGAACTCTAAGGTTTAAGCCAATAGATTCTTGTTCATTACTGAAAATGCTATTACCATTTACTGACTCCCTTTGAGCAATTGAGCCAGTTAAATCAAGCTGAGGATATAATTGTGATTTTTGCACTTCAACTTCATTTGCCCTTTGATTTTTTGCGTATAAATTTCTTTGAATTTCAGGATTATTACTTATTGCAGTGTTGAGTGCATCATCTAAAGTTGCTGGGATTGCTGGCAATTTTGTTGGCATTGATAAATTTTCAGGAGCATCAACTAGAAAAACCCTTCTAAATTGAGATTTAGAATTAACAAATTCATTTTCAGCGGAAATCCTGCTTGAAACAGCGTTTGCAAGCCTTGCCTCTGATTGTGCAACATCTGTTCTTGTAGCATCACCAATTAAAAATCTATCTCTAGTTGATGTAACTTGATCGCTTAAAACCTTCTCATTTTTTTGGTTAAGGGTTAAAACTTTCTTAGCAAAAATAAGATTTACATAAGTTTCAATAGCTTGCCTTAGAAAATTTTGCTCTTCATTTCTAAGTTCGTATCTTGCTGAAATTATTCTATCTTTCGCTGATTTTATTTGATAAATTGATTGCATACCAGCAAATAAATTTTGACGCACATCTAAAGATTGCCCACTTGGCGTAAAATTTTCTTTACTTCTATTACCATCACTACTTCTGGTAAATGACTCAGTTAAATTCACATCAACCCTTGGTAAAAAGCCTGAAATTGCTTGCGGCATCGCTTCATCTGAAGCCTTAATCGCACTTCTTAAAGCCTTTAATTGCGGGTTTTCAATATAAGCTTTACCGAGATATTCTTCCATAACTCCGTTAATTCCAGCACTTCCAGAATTCATAAA from Rickettsiales bacterium encodes:
- a CDS encoding TolC family outer membrane protein, which codes for FMNSGSAGINGVMEEYLGKAYIENPQLKALRSAIKASDEAMPQAISGFLPRVDVNLTESFTRSSDGNRSKENFTPSGQSLDVRQNLFAGMQSIYQIKSAKDRIISARYELRNEEQNFLRQAIETYVNLIFAKKVLTLNQKNEKVLSDQVTSTRDRFLIGDATRTDVAQSEARLANAVSSRISAENEFVNSKSQFRRVFLVDAPENLSMPTKLPAIPATLDDALNTAISNNPEIQRNLYAKNQRANEVEVQKSQLYPQLDLTGSIAQRESVNGNSIFSNEQESIGLNLRVPLYDSGVTFSRTREAKDRKNQSEFEYQNSVITTRDSVIRAWQALATATLNIEATKASILAAEYAIDGVRAEQKEGQRTVFDVLLAEQDRFNAEVAHARAIRDSILAVYNLKASVGQLNASELSLAVAEYNPEEHYEKTKLKFFGF